GTGGAGCAAAGGAAGAGTTTAAAGAGATTACTGTGTGGATTCTGATTGCCTCAGAAAAATGTGTATAATTGAGAAAGGCTCTTTACCTTATAAATACTACTCAGACTGTATTTATAGTATGTGCTGTATGCCATACTCTAGGTAATCAGCCCCTTGCTGATAGGGCTGACTATCTAGGGGCAATTGTCATCCACCTAAATGGAGAGAAACTTGGAGAGCAGTTCACCCCCAAAGAAAAGACTGACAGCTTGGAAAGACTTGTACATGATGCAAACATGAACTTGCAGGTGCTTGAGATAAGCTTTgatttaacaaaacaaagaatccaTTCTGAACATAGTCTTGAAGAACTTGGTTGATGAGTTGAATGAAACGGCCTAATTGAATTAATTTACACTGGGGCTTTGTTTATTCTACTTAAAGGAAGCCAGAGCCAACAATCCTAAAAGTTTTGAATGACATTTAATGCTCCAGGAATTGGAGCGTATCTGTAGATAAACCAGTTTCTTTTTTGGctgtattatattaattaaaactgTTTTTGTTAAATGAATCTAAAATGGCCTCCTGTATAATTTAGAATAAATTACTTGGTTTTCCCCTATAGTGATACTTTGCtggtaaatagaaaaataatgtttaatgatttaattaattttatatggcATTAGTTACTCTTTGTGATTTCAACACAATAGAAGAAATACTCAATTATTTAGGACCTTAATAAGCCAAGTCAATTTTAGCTATCTGTAATAATTGTCTTATTTTTCTCACTAATATTTTAGcagagttaaaaaaagaaatcaggccctggccgattggctcagcggtagagcgtcggcctggcatgcgggggacccgggttcgattcccggccagggcacataggagaagcgcccatttgcttctccaccccgcccccctccttcctctctgtctctctcttcccctcccgcagccaaggctccattggagcaaagatggcccgggcgctgaggatggctccttggcctctgccccaggcgctagagtggctctggtcgcggtagagcaacgccccagaggggcagagcatcgcccctggtgggcgtgccgggtggatcccggtcgggctcatgcgggagtctgtctgactgtctctcccgtttccagcttcagaaaaatacaaaaaaaaaaaaaaaaaagaaaagaaaaagaaatcaggcactggccaattggttcagcggtaggtagagcgttggcctggcatgtggatgtcctaggtttgattcccggtcagggcacacaggagaagtgaccagctgcttttccacccctcctcctccccccctcttcctctcccacagccatggctcaattggttcaagctggagcctccacctcaggtgttaaaaaaaaagctcagttgcaagtgcagccccagatgggggttgccaggtggatcctggttggggcacatgtacgtgtctgtctatctcccctcctctcacttggaaaagaggaacaaaaaaatcaaagccTGTACTTACAGAAAAGATAGTCTTAAAATATATGAAGTACTTAAACTTATGgccaattattaattttaaataacatcacattaatttttaaaatattaaaattctaataTACTAAGAAGTTTTTCCTAACAATCTAAACCTTTATGGACCCACAGCCATTCGTAGTGGGGGTCAGCAGCTGCATCCCGGAGGTCAGATCCAGTCTGCTGCTTCATTTTGCCTGGCCAGCCAGCTGAGGTTGGTTTTTATAGGTGAACATTTGCAGTCTAGATGATGATAGAGAATACTGACCTTGAACCTCAACTAAGCAATATGTTCACCCAAAATAAAGAATTCCATTCTTCTTGTTGGTACCTCAGTAttagaaaagaatgtaaattcaATTATTATGCAAAGGAAATCCTATTcaatttcttaacatttttaattttgtgataaaaaaaaagtttgtggaaATTTGCTATCGTATGAACACACCTGCATAATGTCATTGAGTGTTGCCTATTGGCACACAAAGCCTGAAACATTTACAGCAAGTGTAGCCCAGATGTGTTTTTtcacattcatttgttttttattaactcATGCAGCAATTTCTGAGCAACTCCCTTAttccagacactgttctaggccCTAGGGATACTGTGGAGaacaagattttataaaaatcctgccctcatgaaacttaTATTCAAATTACATACATTTTCACCCCACAACTCCCTTGCTCCATTATTCCATTTAATACACGGGCACGTGGTTGAGAGCATTTATGTAGTGTACCTGGAATTTCTCCCTGAATTGAGCCCAGGTGTGCCTGACTTTTAAGGCTTGAGCTTCTAACCACGCTAGCTTCTGAGCGTGGCTCCATGCTTGCTTCAGCGAGCATTTTCTGgcaccatcttgaaattcttaatcattttttgAACAAGTTTTTGaacattaaatacattttcattttgttcttgacCCTCAAAACTATGTAGTGGGTCCTCCAATAAGGAAAAAGTGCTTCTCTCTCAGACAGTATTTCTGCCaagctgttgtttttttctaacaCCCATGTGAACTCATCTATGAAGAAGACTTGAAACCTATCCGACACTTGAGAAAAATCAGCTATTATTTATCTATTGTTTCATATTCCAGTTCAACCAAAAGACTAGAGGTTCCTTGAGGGCTAGTACTCTCTCTCCCAATAATTTTTCGTTAAGTCTCTCTCTGCCTAAAGCTCTTTTAAGAACACATTGaatacagaataaatatttttcaatcgCATTAAATTCCATTAATACCTGAACTTTGTGCAGGGTAAGAGTTGGCTGGTCTCATCTTAATTTACTTCCATGAAAGAGCAAAATCTTTACTATGAATGCTTTCCTCTAAtctatatgcatttttaaattatgaaacagATGTTCAGTCTAAATTAAACAGAACAACTGACCTGTTGTGGTAATAAGGAAATCCTTTGTCTGCAGTCAGTGACTGCAACATTGATGTCTTTGAAGGACGCTCCAAGTTTATACTGTATTTAAAATGgatgctttttcttcctttctttcaattTCTTGCAGCCTAGTCATTGTTGGATAAGCGAAATGGTAGTACAGTTGTCAGTCAGCCTGACTGAACTTCTGGAgaagttttcaaatatttctgaagGTTTGAGTAATTATTCTATCATAGACAAACTTGGGAAAATCGTGGATGACCTTGTGGAATGCATAGAAGAACACTCATCTGAGGTAACTTTATATTCATTGGGATTAGTGTTTACTACTCTTCTCTAAAATTTATGTTGATTGTGGGGTGGGGGCATCTTGATTTGTGatatatgtttttaatgtataaatttgtaatttaaaaatattttgaaagatgaGCACAGAAAGATGCTTGTAGTTATGCTGATGTTGAAATGTACATTAAGACTTTAAAGTtgtcattaaatataaaaattgatttacacaatataaaaataatcctaactttagcctgaccaggcagtggcacagtggatagagcatcagcctgggacacagaagacccaggttcaaaaccccaaggtcacagacttgagtgagagttaccagcttgagcatggggtcactggcttgagcttgagcttgagatcatagacatgactccatggttgctggcatgagcaagggtcactgggtAGGGTGGATCCCCCTGGatcaaacaaggcacatatgagaaagcatcgatgaactactaaggtgtaccacaacaaagaattgatgctttttatcgctcttcctttctgtctgtccctatatgtccctctctttgtctctgtctctcttactaaataaatagataatactAACTTTATTTCATAAGTGAATGAAATTCTCATAACTTTCCTATTAGGTTACAAATGTTCATTTACCTTTAAGTGGAAAATTGTCTATAATGAACACTTAAACTTGACCTCTTACGTATAGTAATCATATCATAACAAAGAAGCACATTTTAACATCTCCAAGTTATTGTATGATTGGTTGTTACCCACTTCATAAAATGAACATGGTAATGATCTGGGTTCAAGCATATTGAAGACGCAGTATACCACTAGAGATTAAGTCCAGTACAAATtggagttcaaatcctgactctgtcACTAATTAGTATTGTGAACTTCACCCGTCTGTGCTATCTTCATGCCTGAAATGGGAcaataattcatcacataaaattgACATTAGATGATTTGTGATGACTACTTTGGCACTGCATCTGGAAAAacagatgttaattttttttttcagagacagagagtcagagagagggatgcatagggacagatagacaggaatggagagagatcagaagcatcaatcatcagtttttcattgtgacaccttagttgttcattgattgctttctcatatgtgctttgaccatgggcttcagcagactgagtaaccccttgctcaagccagcgaccttgggtccaagctggtgagctttgctcaaaccagatgagcccgcgctcaagctggctacctcagggtcttgaacctaggtcctccgcatcccagtccgacactctatccactgtgccaccacctggtcaggccagatgttaatatttttattatgatgatttTATAACATTGTATCTATAATAGAATAGGTCTTGGGACACCTGCTTTGGCAGAGTTCACAAGCCACCATTTAGCCTATAATTCTTTTAGAGTTTTAAACTTAAGATTTTAAATATGATTCTGTATCATAATAAGTATTTCCTTCTATTTGAAATTCCAGTTACCCTTTAAGACTCAACATCAGTTCATTTGTATTCTCCAATCTCAGAATTCTCATCATGCTAATAACCTAATCACTATATTTTTTCACTTCTAATGTCTGACTCAGAATGTTTTCAACAATCAATGGTTAACATCTCTTTTTATATCATATTAGTACAAATGGTGTGCTGATGGTATTGCTAAGAAGCAGAGGTCACAAAAAGTAGGGTATATCAGACAAGGTgtcatgaaggaaataataaatacattggAGCTTGAAAGATGAGTTAGGTGTTCAGTAAATGGCGATGTCAGAAAGAGCATTCCAACTACCTAAGAATATGCATTTAGTGATCATGACACTTTGGCTGGAACTGAGGAGATTCAAGCAGGTggtatttctcagtttttttggagattgagtaaatatataaagcacttagacaAAGAAGTACATAGTAAGTGCAGCTAAAGTGTTAAAACTCTTATTATTGGCTGATTTTCTTTATAGAGAGTCATGcatttataaatttctaaaatatagctTTGATTTGTTTTGGAGCAGGGACTTTAGAAACTAATCACTCTTTATTCTGTGCGACTTCTTTCACTCGGCATTATATTTATAAGATTTATGCACTTTGATACAGATAGCTGTGGTTAATTTACTGCTTATATAGTACTCCATTGATTCAACATACCACTATTGATTAAACCACTCTCCTGTTGACTGATGTAAGCGATTATAAACACTGCTGGTGTAAGAATTTTCTTACATGTCTCATGGTACATAAATACAAAAGTTTCACTAAGTGTTTGcttaggagtggaatttctgggtccaACTGTACCAGATAGTGTCAGATGTGCTAGTTTACATCATTCCATCATGTACAAGAGTCTCCTTAGCTCTATCCAAGTCCTTGCTAGTGTTTTAGCATCAACAGTTTTTAATTGTTGACTGTTTGTAGGATGTGTTATAGAGGTTTTCTTTTTAGTaaggaataattattttaatgagcATCTTTAAAAAGCAATGCCTCTAGTTAGGCTTATTTCATTGTTATGATGTTGAATTCACCTTACTCACCCCTACTGCCCATCCTGTTCCTTTTATCTGGGGTTGAGCCTCAAACTGAACTGAATGGGGTCACTATCCTCCTGTATACAGTTTGAATTATGTATATTAAAACAGTTGTCTAAGAGTGTTAAAAGTTTTCCTTGAATCTTTGAAGGACATAGTCTTTTATTTTGACATCAGTTAAATCTGAAgactatttgaaaaatataatcctgttattttcttcttctagaaTGCAAAAAAATTATCTGAGAGCCTAGAACCCAAGCTGTTTACCCCTGAAGaattctttagaatttttaataGATCCATCGATGCCTTCAAGGACTTGCAGATGGTGTCACCTAAAACTAGTGAATGTGTGGTTTCCTCAACATTAAGTCCTGGAAAAGGTAAGATGTGGaagcatttctaattttaaatgtgaaaagcaAGCTTGACTCTTCTATGTATAGATAAGAATCTACCAAAAGATGTACATGTGTTACATCtaatataaaagcaaatattaaGCAGAAAAGAGATGAATGGTTGTTAAGCCAATGTTTAAGCCAAAACAACATtcataattttcaaattaaagagTTGTGTGTAAGAAAATGATtgactcatatttttcttatttgatatTTGCCAGTAAAGCACAACTATACCATTCTTCATCTCCCACCTTCTTAATGTCCCCTTCTCAGATCGTTTTCTAAAATGGTCTAACTCTGAGTCAATGAATTCTGGTCTTCACTGGTTATTGTGTATTAagactctttcttcctccccccacACTTTCCCCAGAATTCCTATAATACAAAATCTTAATTACATCACTGTTTCTTATATGACCGATTATGAACGGTTtgcattttcttacttttattagCCTGTATGAGCAATGAATCTTTGTTCTATAAGGTGACTGGTAAATGTCTCAATAAAACTAGAACAGCAGGACTCAGCATGAAATCAATAGGATCTGAATAATCTAGAGTCAGGAAGTGGACCTGCAAAAGTACTCTGGTATTGCACTTGGCCTTTTGGGAACTCTGTAATTTATTTAACTCGCCACACAACACTGACACGTTATTGCTTTCTATTTAGATTCCAGAGTCAGTGTCACAAAACCATTTATGTATCCCCCTGTTGCAGCCAACTCCCTTAGGAATGACAGCAGTAGCAGTAATAGTAAGTACATATATCTGATTTAATGCATGCATGGCTCCAATTAGCATCCCTAGGAGTATTGCATGGGCTCTAAAGGAAATTTCTACAATTATTACTGTTAATACTGTTCCATCACTGGTCTTCTTGGGAAATATTAGCTTTGTAGAATTGGGTTTCCCTGAAATTTGAGATAATGGTTGAGCCAATTAATTTTCTGCTAAGATTACTTTAAATAAGACATGAAATTACTTTTAGAACTATGAGTTAAGCTTTTCTCATTGCTGACTTAAAATGTGTTACGTGTAGAATTTGCCTGACAAAAATGGAATTTGAAAATGGAAAGTACAAATGCTAGTTGTGTGGAATTCTAAGGATACTTTCAATTTTGTATATATCAATATTGTGTTTGAAAtttgatgattttattattttactatacAGTTATATGTTGGAGGAGAATGGcttctctccctgaaatttctGTCTTCTTTGGCCAGGAGTTCAGTTTCCTGGAAGTCTAAGGTCCTCTTTTCAAATCCAGGCAAAGATTATTAGATTTACTGAATATTCTGACCCAGTCTCATAGAAGCTGTACAAAAAAAATTCATGCTGTGATCTTAGCTaagaaaatctaaattttaaGACTTAGTAATAGGGCACTGTCATATATTTAGGGACATAGAAGAGCTGTCAGTAAAAAGAAGCCATGACTTTATTACAAATCCACAGTAGCAGTTCTACATTtcaggacatttttttaaaagaacctcTAATATCCAATTTGTTTGGGAATCTTTGCCCCTAAAACTTGACCTAAATTAAAATGAGGATATATATcgcctttttccttttaaaagtgaatatttatacatttcactATAGGATGTTAATGTGTTTGATTGCAGGTTGCTCACTgaggatatatataatatacaatacaTGCAGAACCAAACCTTCAGAACTCTTCATATTCTGAATTACAGAATACTTCAGATCTGACAAGTTTTGTAAAGGGACTCTATGTGTGTTAGTCAATTAAGATCTTTCCTACTAATTATggattaatcttttcaaagaagcaacttttgggccctggccagttagctcagtggtagagcatcagcctagcctgtggaagtcctgggttctattcctggtcagggcacacaggagaagcaaccatctgcttctccctccctcccctcatctctctctctcttcccttcccaatgTCATGACTTGAATGGTTGGTTcgtgcaaagttggcctgggtgctgaggatggctcccaaacaggcagagcattacctggttaaggggcttgctgggtggatccctgttggggtgcattcaggaatctgtctctgcctcccatctctcaattaaaaaaaaaggccctggccggttggcttagcggtagagcgtcgtcggcctggcgtgcgggggacctgggttcgattcccggccagggcacataggggaagcgcccatttgtttctccacccccaccccctccttcctctctgtctctctcttcccctcccgcagccaaggctccattggagcaaagatggcccgggcgctggggatggctccttggcctctgccccaggcgctagagtggctctggtcgtggcagagtgatgccccagaggggcagagcatcgccccctggtgggcagagcttcgctcctggtgggcgtgccgggtgaatcccggtcgggcgcatgcgggagtctatctgactgtctcttcccgtttccagcttcgaaaaaatacaaaaaaaaaaaaatcaataaaaaaaaaaaacttttggcttcttaaattctatttgtttatatttctttgatttttaaactttattatttccttcattctgttATGGTTTAACTAGAAAGCCctgcggtcatatgaaatgactgctgttctagatattataaattgtaattaaaatgatttgtgcaaaggtgtctgctaattcaaactgaattacccagggcaggcgaggatgcccctttgcttactgccccacggggtttcccccttctacttgcttaattgcttaaagtagagtgcaatgaaggaaaccactggcggtacatttcttaagagccaccgctagctcaataaataaaggtgatttaaataataaaatgttaattcacatgtcaaagatctctttgtacacaacatttcttgtgtagatctttccatcatttttaagctcgccttgcagaggaccatcaattatttttaattttacgtccattctttcacgaactcttgaacaggcaacataaagttgactgtgtccaaatgcaggctcaggtaaaaaaatgccaacacgcttaagcgtttggccctgagacttattgatggtcatagcaaaggaaagttttacaggaaattgtctacgtctcaattgaaacggcaaccctgtttgagatggagccaaatcaattcttggaatgacatgtatttcacctttagaggagccagtcaaagacttagctattatgacattatttttcaattggagaacctctagtcttgtaccattgcaaagaccccttctggtgttaagatttcttaacagcataataattgctacaatctttaacctcaatttgtgaggtggcatgccagaaggcgggactatttgaatgccttggcaacttcaccccattggctagtacagttacgcaagcaaccaataagctatcagcgacaaacagacacttaagccgcatataataaagatttgctCAGTTtgttctagcttcttaaggtggaaagattattgattttttaaatcattcttcttttctaatataagaaCCTTAAAAGTATAAATTTCCTTGTAAGCCGCTTTAGCTGCAGCCTATACATTTTGATATGTTTccactattatttctttaaaaatagttttaacatCTTACGATTTCCTCTTTGATTCATGGGTTGATTGAAGTCAAAAGTGTGTTTTTACTAGATATCTTACTGTTGTTACTGGTTTCTAAATGAATTCTGTTATTGTTGGGGAACATGCATTGTAATCTTTTGAAATTTGAGAGTTATTTATGTGTATTACTCAGGTATGAGGTGTAGCATTCTCAAATTTCATCAAAGTGGTTGTTAGTGTTGTTCAGATCTTCTATAGTGTATCcttattaaattttttgtctAATCTTTTATCAGTTACTGCGAGAAGGGGAATTAAAAATCTTGCCTTTTCATTGTGGATTtggctgtttcttctttttaaagtacaTCTCTGGTAGACAGGATATACTTGGGCCTTGCTATTTTATCCAgtttttctaatgtttaattagtatttcattcatttatatataatacaattattGGTATGGTTGGGTATGGGTTTATCGTTTTGTTATTTGTTTCCTGTTtgcttctgtttatttattgatcCTTTGTTCCTTCTTTACAGTCCTCTTCTGGGTTAAAGTGTGtaattgtatatatgtgtatgttcattgtattttatttactctGTGGGATTTTCAACAACACCTCTTGGCCTTATGTTGTGGTTGCTTTAGGAATTACACGATATGCATCCTGACTCATAATATCCTACTTAGAGTTAATAC
The DNA window shown above is from Saccopteryx bilineata isolate mSacBil1 chromosome 2, mSacBil1_pri_phased_curated, whole genome shotgun sequence and carries:
- the KITLG gene encoding kit ligand isoform X2, with the protein product MKKTQTWIITCIYLQLLLLNPLVKTTGICKNRVTDDVKDVTRLVANLPKDYKITLKYVPGMDVLPSHCWISEMVVQLSVSLTELLEKFSNISEGLSNYSIIDKLGKIVDDLVECIEEHSSENAKKLSESLEPKLFTPEEFFRIFNRSIDAFKDLQMVSPKTSECVVSSTLSPGKDSRVSVTKPFMYPPVAANSLRNDSSSSNRKASNSIGDASLQWAAMAVAVFFSLVIGFGVGALYWKKKQPNLTRAVENIQINEEDNEISMLQEKEREFQEV